In Arthrobacter sp. QXT-31, one genomic interval encodes:
- a CDS encoding HU family DNA-binding protein, which produces MAKNRSELVAEVAGKAGTSQAAVNSVLDALFEVFESSVAAGEKITIPGWLAVERTDRAARTGRNPQTGETIQIAAGHSVKLTAGSKLKAAVSKK; this is translated from the coding sequence ATGGCTAAGAACCGTAGTGAACTTGTTGCAGAGGTAGCAGGCAAGGCCGGCACCAGCCAGGCAGCCGTCAACTCCGTGCTCGATGCACTGTTCGAGGTTTTCGAATCTTCTGTCGCCGCCGGCGAGAAGATCACCATCCCGGGCTGGCTCGCAGTTGAGCGCACCGACCGTGCAGCCCGCACTGGCCGCAACCCGCAGACCGGCGAAACCATCCAGATTGCAGCCGGCCACAGCGTCAAGCTGACCGCAGGCTCCAAGCTGAAGGCCGCTGTCTCCAAGAAGTAG